The following proteins come from a genomic window of Anaerobutyricum hallii:
- the aroA gene encoding 3-phosphoshikimate 1-carboxyvinyltransferase has protein sequence MKKITRITGLKGTLRVPGDKSISHRAIMFGSLAEGTTTIHGFLKGADCLSTIDCFRKTGISIEEKEDTIYVHGKGLHGLHKPEETLDVGNSGTTTRLISGILAGQNFDTVLSGDASLNSRPMGRIMKPLSMMGADITSIHDTGCAPLSIKGRSLNAIHYDSPVASAQVKSCVLLAGLYANGKTSVTEPALSRDHTERMLRSFGANIVSDKNTCTITPPETLHGQHIEVPGDISSAAFFIVAALITPNSEITINNVGINDTRAGILKVCQDMGADITLLNAREEGGEPVADLLVKTSSLRGTIVEGDIIPALIDELPVIALMACFAKGQTIIKDAHELRVKESDRIAIMTENLGAMGADIIDTEDGFIINSRSNNTIPVLYGTNINCSMDHRIAMTFAVAGLNADGETIITDSDCVDVSYPGFFTQLEQLFSQN, from the coding sequence ATGAAAAAAATAACAAGAATTACCGGCCTTAAAGGAACTCTTCGTGTTCCCGGAGATAAATCCATCAGCCACAGAGCCATTATGTTTGGCTCACTTGCAGAAGGAACAACTACCATCCATGGATTTTTAAAAGGAGCTGATTGTCTTTCTACTATTGACTGTTTTCGCAAAACGGGAATTTCTATTGAAGAAAAAGAAGACACGATTTATGTTCATGGAAAGGGGCTTCATGGTCTTCACAAACCGGAAGAAACTTTAGATGTCGGAAATAGCGGCACAACAACCCGTCTTATTTCCGGAATCCTTGCCGGTCAGAACTTTGATACTGTTTTAAGCGGCGATGCTTCTTTAAATTCCCGCCCTATGGGACGGATTATGAAACCTCTTTCTATGATGGGCGCTGATATTACAAGTATTCACGATACTGGCTGTGCACCACTTTCCATCAAAGGCCGTTCTCTAAACGCCATTCACTATGATTCACCTGTTGCTTCTGCTCAGGTAAAATCCTGTGTACTGCTTGCTGGACTGTATGCTAATGGAAAAACAAGCGTGACTGAGCCGGCACTTTCCAGAGATCACACAGAACGTATGCTTCGTTCTTTTGGAGCCAATATCGTATCAGATAAAAACACTTGCACCATTACTCCACCTGAAACTTTGCATGGACAGCATATCGAAGTTCCCGGCGATATTTCTTCTGCCGCTTTCTTTATTGTAGCCGCCCTGATTACGCCAAATTCTGAAATCACAATAAATAATGTCGGTATCAATGACACGCGTGCTGGAATTTTGAAAGTATGCCAGGATATGGGCGCTGATATCACATTATTAAATGCCAGAGAAGAGGGCGGGGAACCAGTTGCTGATCTTCTTGTAAAAACAAGCAGCCTTCGAGGAACAATTGTAGAAGGAGATATTATCCCTGCTCTTATCGACGAACTTCCTGTCATTGCCCTTATGGCATGTTTTGCAAAGGGGCAGACCATTATCAAAGATGCACACGAACTTCGTGTAAAAGAATCTGACCGTATCGCTATTATGACGGAAAACTTAGGTGCTATGGGTGCTGATATCATAGATACAGAAGATGGCTTTATTATCAATAGCCGCAGTAATAATACAATCCCTGTACTTTACGGCACAAACATTAATTGTTCTATGGATCACCGTATCGCAATGACGTTTGCCGTTGC